Proteins encoded in a region of the Amyelois transitella isolate CPQ chromosome 9, ilAmyTran1.1, whole genome shotgun sequence genome:
- the LOC106142893 gene encoding methylthioribose-1-phosphate isomerase isoform X1 — protein MSLESIKYKRGNLEILDQLLLPLQTRYVKVQGVEDGWKAINKMQVRGAPAIAIVGCLSLAIELEKDSCSDKKVMRQEIEGKLNYLVSARPTAVNIKLAADELINLANTLCADENVAPADFKERFISSIESMLAKDINDNKAIGRFGREAILRNLDGDGQVRLLTHCNTGSLATAGYGTALGVIRSLHESKRLEHVYCTETRPYNQGARLTAYELVHEKIPSTLIVDSMVSALMHLRKISAVVVGADRVAGNGDTANKIGTYQIAIVAKHHGVPFYVAAPLTSVDFALTSGDKIKIEERPDREMTHIGEHRIAAPGINCWNPAFDVTPACLITGIITEKGVFAPDKLKESILI, from the exons aTGAGTCTGGAATCTATTAAGTACAAGAGAGGCAACTTGGAGATTCTTGACCAACTGTTGTTGCCTTTACAAACTCGATATGTCAAGGTACAAGGAGTGGAAGATGGTTGGAaagcaattaataaaatgcag GTGCGAGGAGCCCCAGCAATAGCAATAGTTGGCTGTTTATCACTTGCCATTGAGTTGGAAAAAGATAGCTGTAGTGATAAAAAGGTCATGAGACAAGAG ATTGAAGGTAAGCTCAATTACCTGGTGTCGGCGCGGCCAACTGCTGTGAACATAAAATTGGCAGCGGatgaattgataaatttagCGAATACTCTATGCGCCGACGAGAATGTCGCGCCGGCCGATTTCAAAGAGAG ATTCATCAGCAGCATAGAGAGCATGCTTGCCAAAGACATAAATGACAACAAAGCTATAGGAAGGTTTGGTCGGGAAGCGATCTTGAGGAACCTGGATGGTGATGGTCAAGTGCGGCTCCTGACACATTGCAACACAGGTTCCCTGGCTACTGCAGGATATGGTACAGCTCTTGGTGTAATAAGGTCATTACATGAATCAAAACGATTAG AACATGTTTACTGCACAGAGACGAGGCCGTACAACCAAGGTGCTCGTTTGACGGCGTATGAACTCGTCCACGAGAAGATTCCTTCTACCCTCATCGTAGATAGCATGGTATCTGCCCTAATGCATCTCAGGAAGATCAGCGCTGTGGTCGTAGGCGCTGATAGA GTAGCCGGCAATGGCGACACAGCAAATAAAATAGGCACGTATCAAATAGCGATAGTGGCGAAGCACCACGGCGTTCCGTTCTACGTGGCCGCACCACTCACCTCCGTAGACTTCGCGTTGACGTCCGGAGACAAAATCAAGATTGAAGAGAGGCCGGACAGGGAAATGACGCATATTGGTGAACATAGGATTGCTGCACCCG gtatAAATTGTTGGAATCCCGCGTTTGACGTCACGCCCG